The following coding sequences are from one Ignavibacteria bacterium window:
- a CDS encoding tetratricopeptide repeat protein — MRFSTFINSILIILFSILVFTGFQCGSPEMEGAKLAVQQKNYTHAKELLEKEVHNNPKNEDAWFMLGKIQWELRNYSGMIMALQNASEVGTIHSKEIAQFRLGSWGNVLNEGAAYSNRSLQITGDSVSIYKELAIRSFQNALLINPDSMLTYRNLGTTYLTIGKRDSALQMWNIALSKQKNIGLAYDIAREHFTEASKLRSNSENEKANHEFFQTIKILADVKNWNMQTEDNESQAYYDDILITSYLETGDTATAMKSYGNAVNKDPNHKLYRWNFGFLLMKANKLDEAQNQFTEIIRIDPEWEDGYLAAGEVTLKIGMKLQEEARKKFGESKKTDAVLDTTFKSTIRKAIEYFEIFTSKNPNNAGAWTNLGTAYVIADGNDKRGKVAYDKADALKK, encoded by the coding sequence ATGCGTTTCTCTACATTTATCAATAGCATTCTTATCATTCTGTTCTCCATTCTTGTTTTTACAGGATTTCAGTGTGGTTCACCCGAAATGGAAGGAGCAAAACTTGCAGTTCAGCAAAAAAATTATACACACGCAAAAGAATTGCTGGAAAAAGAAGTACACAACAACCCAAAAAATGAAGACGCTTGGTTTATGCTTGGAAAAATTCAATGGGAACTGCGGAATTATTCGGGAATGATTATGGCATTGCAAAATGCATCAGAAGTTGGAACTATTCATTCGAAAGAAATTGCACAGTTTCGACTTGGCTCGTGGGGAAACGTTTTAAATGAAGGCGCAGCATATTCAAATCGCTCGCTGCAAATAACGGGAGATTCGGTTTCCATTTACAAGGAACTTGCTATCAGAAGTTTTCAAAATGCACTTCTGATTAATCCCGATAGCATGCTTACATACAGAAATTTAGGAACAACATATCTCACCATAGGTAAACGCGATAGCGCATTACAAATGTGGAATATCGCACTTTCAAAGCAAAAAAATATTGGACTTGCTTACGATATTGCTCGCGAACATTTTACCGAAGCGTCAAAATTACGTTCGAACTCAGAAAACGAAAAAGCAAATCATGAATTTTTTCAAACGATCAAAATTCTTGCTGATGTAAAAAATTGGAACATGCAAACAGAAGACAACGAATCGCAGGCATACTATGATGATATTCTTATCACTTCGTATTTGGAAACAGGAGATACGGCAACGGCAATGAAATCGTACGGAAATGCAGTGAATAAAGACCCAAACCATAAATTATATCGTTGGAACTTCGGATTTTTGTTGATGAAAGCAAACAAACTTGATGAAGCACAAAACCAATTTACAGAAATTATTCGCATTGACCCCGAATGGGAAGATGGATATCTTGCCGCAGGCGAAGTAACATTGAAAATCGGAATGAAACTTCAAGAAGAAGCCCGAAAGAAATTTGGTGAAAGCAAAAAAACAGATGCGGTACTTGACACAACATTTAAATCAACAATACGAAAAGCAATTGAATATTTTGAAATCTTCACATCGAAAAATCCCAACAATGCAGGAGCATGGACAAATTTGGGAACTGCATACGTTATCGCAGATGGTAACGATAAGCGTGGAAAAGTTGCTTACGACAAAGCGGATGCACTGAAAAAATAA
- a CDS encoding DUF1957 domain-containing protein, with protein sequence MHRNFCLVLHAHLPYVLYHGTWPHGMDWIHEAVAGTYIPLLQHFDELLEEGYHPKATISISPVLAEQLSHTHFQENFVLHLNQRILAARLDERYFLKLGEKVRQATAQFWIDHYSNIKHLFLHRYEKNILKQFKRLRDAGVLELITTAATHLYLPLARFDENIRAQISIAISLYKQYFDDTPKGMWLPECAYRPHYRWKNPVLSSVEEYERKGIEEFLAEEGIEYFFTTSAMINGGITTGFHQKKNDNNDWNYTIDDGQDIFPDTKSPLEVYYVQSQLGSGKKIALFTREPNTATQVWSGIMGYPGNPTYLEFHKKNFPGGHRYWSVTDSKLDLGKKQLYSQEKTVEHVNAQAIHFVSTVTDVLQKHFEKTGKQGTVCAPYDAELFGHWWFEGPKFLKKVFQELEQQQLANVHTVSEVLQGISAAEVIALPEGSWGENGNHSVWLNDKTEWTWKMVYDAEQMFRNVLKEHFLHFNNLLERILQQAARELLILEASDWQFLITQKSAKDYSEERLLKHYSNFNSLIVMAKKILAGETLSDETNTLLRSYEKCIPIFKEIDLNHWK encoded by the coding sequence TTGCACCGTAATTTCTGTTTAGTTCTCCATGCGCATCTTCCGTATGTTCTGTATCATGGAACATGGCCTCACGGAATGGATTGGATACACGAAGCCGTTGCCGGAACATATATTCCGTTGTTGCAACATTTCGATGAACTTCTCGAAGAAGGATATCATCCGAAAGCAACAATCAGTATATCGCCTGTACTTGCAGAACAATTGTCGCACACTCATTTTCAGGAGAATTTCGTTCTTCATCTCAATCAGCGCATTCTTGCGGCGCGACTTGACGAACGATATTTTTTGAAACTTGGAGAAAAAGTTCGACAAGCAACTGCACAGTTTTGGATTGACCATTACTCAAACATCAAGCATCTATTTCTTCACCGCTACGAAAAAAATATCCTTAAACAATTCAAACGTTTGCGCGATGCCGGAGTTCTGGAACTTATCACAACAGCAGCAACACATTTATATTTACCGCTCGCAAGATTTGATGAAAATATCCGCGCACAAATTTCCATCGCAATCTCACTTTACAAACAATATTTTGACGATACACCGAAAGGAATGTGGCTTCCCGAATGTGCGTATCGTCCGCATTATCGTTGGAAAAATCCCGTGCTTTCTTCCGTCGAAGAATACGAACGAAAAGGAATAGAAGAATTTCTTGCTGAAGAAGGAATAGAATATTTTTTTACCACTTCGGCAATGATAAACGGCGGTATCACAACCGGATTTCATCAAAAGAAAAATGACAACAATGATTGGAACTATACGATTGATGATGGACAAGATATTTTTCCCGACACAAAAAGTCCGTTGGAAGTATATTATGTTCAATCGCAATTAGGAAGCGGTAAAAAAATAGCCTTGTTCACTCGAGAACCAAATACCGCAACGCAAGTTTGGAGCGGTATTATGGGATATCCAGGAAATCCGACATATTTAGAATTTCACAAAAAAAATTTCCCCGGCGGGCATCGGTATTGGAGCGTAACAGATTCAAAACTTGATTTAGGTAAAAAACAATTGTATTCGCAAGAAAAAACCGTTGAACACGTTAACGCACAAGCAATTCATTTTGTTAGTACTGTCACTGATGTTCTTCAAAAACATTTTGAGAAAACCGGAAAACAAGGAACCGTTTGCGCACCGTACGATGCTGAACTTTTCGGGCATTGGTGGTTCGAAGGACCTAAGTTTTTGAAAAAAGTTTTTCAAGAACTCGAACAACAGCAATTGGCGAACGTACACACAGTAAGCGAAGTATTGCAAGGGATTTCTGCCGCAGAAGTTATCGCGCTTCCGGAAGGTTCGTGGGGAGAAAACGGAAATCATTCCGTGTGGTTAAACGATAAAACTGAGTGGACGTGGAAAATGGTGTATGATGCGGAGCAAATGTTTCGCAACGTATTGAAAGAGCATTTTTTGCATTTCAATAATTTATTGGAACGAATTTTGCAACAAGCGGCGCGTGAGTTGCTGATACTGGAAGCATCCGATTGGCAGTTTTTGATAACGCAAAAATCGGCGAAAGATTATTCCGAAGAACGGTTGCTCAAGCATTATAGTAATTTCAATTCGCTGATAGTGATGGCAAAAAAAATTCTCGCAGGAGAAACGCTTTCCGACGAAACGAATACGTTATTACGTTCGTACGAAAAATGCATTCCAATCTTCAAGGAAATTGATTTGAATCATTGGAAATAA
- a CDS encoding DUF3467 domain-containing protein: MNEQNQPQQINIELSEKEAEGIYSNLAIITHSPAEFIIDFTRVLPGVPKAKVHARLIMTPQHAKFLMSALRDNIDKYEKRFGDIKIQGEGPSGGFGFMPPTSNEKIH, from the coding sequence ATGAACGAACAAAATCAGCCACAACAAATTAACATCGAACTTTCAGAAAAAGAAGCAGAAGGAATTTATTCCAATCTCGCAATTATTACACACTCGCCCGCAGAATTTATTATTGATTTTACTCGCGTACTTCCCGGAGTTCCGAAAGCAAAAGTTCACGCACGTTTAATAATGACGCCACAACACGCAAAATTTTTAATGAGTGCATTGAGAGATAATATTGACAAGTACGAAAAACGTTTCGGCGATATCAAAATTCAGGGTGAAGGACCAAGCGGAGGATTTGGTTTTATGCCTCCAACCAGCAACGAAAAAATTCATTAG